From the genome of Lotus japonicus ecotype B-129 chromosome 6, LjGifu_v1.2, one region includes:
- the LOC130723779 gene encoding dof zinc finger protein 2-like, with protein MNTKFCYYNNYSLTQPRYFCKTCRRYWTQGGALRNVPVGGGSRKAKRARNSSTAGAVAGNASRPRPLPQQPPQEVVVQTQQPVVAKEPSAAVAPVVAPFYQGGVGGGGGGYLAALNPSLPFDQSVNVGGDAVHSYVGLLSGFDVAAPPLGFQSQSYFHPSLFYPPVTGGSGVAASTLFNSQQGLVQSTMANVTSASHHGWSHQPQNLSFMNNAGSRASSDAAMWSTFTPNVGAGNSSVAGGGGAGIGGGSFSVVPDEWPDVVPGYDAPPPPPPLN; from the coding sequence ATGAACACAAAGTTCTGTTACTACAACAACTACAGCTTGACACAGCCTCGTTACTTTTGCAAGACATGCAGAAGGTACTGGACCCAAGGTGGGGCCCTCAGGAACGTTCCTGTTGGCGGTGGTTCCCGTAAAGCTAAGCGCGCTAGAAACTCTTCCACCGCCGGCGCTGTTGCCGGGAATGCTTCCCGTCCCCGTCCCCTGCCTCAGCAGCCACCACAGGAGGTGGTGGTCCAAACACAGCAGCCGGTGGTGGCTAAGGAGCCTTCTGCAGCTGTAGCTCCGGTGGTGGCTCCGTTTTATCAAGGTGGTGTTGGTGGAGGTGGCGGTGGATATTTGGCTGCTCTGAACCCGTCACTCCCTTTTGATCAGTCTGTGAATGTTGGGGGTGATGCTGTGCATTCTTATGTGGGTCTTCTCTCAGGTTTTGATGTTGCTGCTCCTCCTCTTGGCTTTCAAAGCCAGAGCTACTTTCATCCGTCGCTGTTCTATCCACCTGTTACCGGAGGAAGTGGCGTGGCGGCGTCGACTCTGTTTAACTCTCAACAAGGTTTGGTTCAATCCACCATGGCTAATGTTACCTCTGCTTCTCACCATGGCTGGTCTCACCAGCCTCAGAACTTGAGCTTCATGAATAATGCAGGTAGCAGGGCTTCTTCTGATGCAGCTATGTGGAGCACTTTCACTCCCAATGTTGGTGCTGGAAACTCATCTGttgctggtggtggtggcgcTGGTATTGGTGGTGGTTCTTTCTCTGTTGTTCCAGATGAGTGGCCTGATGTGGTGCCAGGGTATGatgctcctcctccacctcctcctttgAACTGA